From the Clavibacter phaseoli genome, one window contains:
- a CDS encoding DUF4350 domain-containing protein has protein sequence MSAPATAPAPAALATPETRTPRQALRRAGTWIALAALAVLVAVASLAVSGAARQGDALAPDNPAPGGTQALARVLEAQGVEVTLATTLAGARDAVGDGEDTTLVLGATSDRLDDDRLAEVGRLATRTVLLAPDFRTLQVIAPDVAAGGAAESADRALDAVCALPAARAAGSVPDDAPVFRYLGDDASAAVTCFPDDTGQAFALLEVPAALAPGGTVAVLGADPILTNDRIAEQGSAALALGVLGERPRLVWYTPSPDDAATDAPPTLGELTPGWVTPAILLLGTAALAAAVWRGRRFGPLVVERLPVVVRADETAEGRARLYQRADARGHALDALRVGTVDRIASTLALGRLASVDDVVAASAAALREDPAAIRRLLLDDRPRTDRDLVDLAGRLAALERRVARAADPTDHTRRMDP, from the coding sequence GTGAGCGCGCCCGCGACCGCCCCCGCGCCCGCCGCCCTCGCGACGCCCGAGACCCGCACGCCGCGGCAGGCGCTCCGCCGAGCCGGCACGTGGATCGCGCTGGCCGCCCTCGCCGTGCTCGTCGCCGTGGCCTCCCTCGCGGTGTCCGGCGCCGCGCGGCAGGGCGATGCGCTCGCGCCCGACAACCCGGCGCCCGGCGGCACGCAGGCGCTGGCCCGCGTGCTCGAGGCGCAGGGCGTGGAGGTCACGCTCGCCACGACGCTCGCCGGGGCGAGGGACGCCGTCGGGGACGGCGAGGACACGACGCTCGTGCTCGGCGCGACCTCGGACCGCCTCGACGACGACCGGCTGGCGGAGGTCGGCCGCCTCGCGACGCGCACGGTGCTCCTGGCCCCCGACTTCCGCACGCTGCAGGTCATTGCGCCCGACGTCGCGGCGGGCGGCGCGGCCGAGTCCGCCGACCGCGCGCTCGACGCCGTCTGCGCGCTCCCGGCCGCCAGGGCCGCCGGATCCGTGCCCGACGACGCCCCCGTGTTCCGGTACCTCGGCGACGACGCGTCGGCCGCCGTCACGTGCTTCCCCGACGACACCGGTCAGGCGTTCGCGCTCCTCGAGGTGCCCGCTGCCCTCGCTCCCGGCGGGACCGTGGCCGTGCTCGGCGCGGATCCGATCCTCACGAACGACCGCATCGCCGAGCAGGGATCCGCCGCGCTCGCCCTGGGCGTGCTCGGCGAGCGGCCGCGGCTCGTCTGGTACACGCCGTCGCCCGACGACGCCGCGACGGACGCGCCGCCCACGCTCGGCGAGCTCACGCCCGGGTGGGTGACCCCGGCGATCCTGCTGCTGGGCACCGCCGCCCTCGCCGCCGCCGTGTGGCGCGGCCGCCGCTTCGGCCCGCTCGTGGTGGAGCGCCTGCCCGTCGTGGTGCGCGCCGACGAGACCGCCGAGGGCCGCGCCCGGCTCTACCAGCGGGCGGACGCGCGCGGCCACGCCCTCGACGCGCTGCGCGTGGGGACGGTCGACCGCATCGCGTCGACGCTCGCGCTCGGCCGCCTCGCGTCCGTGGACGACGTCGTCGCCGCATCTGCCGCCGCGCTCCGCGAGGACCCCGCGGCCATCCGCCGCCTGCTCCTCGACGACCGCCCCCGCACCGACCGCGACCTCGTCGACCTCGCCGGGCGCCTCGCCGCCCTCGAGCGCCGGGTCGCCCGCGCCGCCGACCCGACCGACCACACCAGGAGAATGGATCCATGA
- a CDS encoding DUF4129 domain-containing protein yields MTASLLLAPAARAAAVPLDPDADDARRLLVDELAKPEYEAARPNALDLAAQAVGDWIARLLDGAGSGLADLAPVVIGVLVLAVVVVAFLVFGAPRRDRRRAAARGDGLFGSDDRRSAEELRRAAEASRRAGDLAAAASDLFRAIAREQAERTIVAVDPGTTARGFARRAGSAHPAHAARLVVAADDFDAVRYLGRPGTEEMLDRLSALDRDLRTAVPVLHEPVGAGPR; encoded by the coding sequence GTGACCGCCTCCCTCCTCCTCGCCCCGGCCGCGCGCGCGGCCGCGGTGCCGCTCGACCCCGACGCCGACGACGCGCGCCGCCTGCTCGTCGACGAGCTCGCGAAGCCCGAGTACGAGGCCGCGCGGCCGAACGCCCTGGACCTCGCTGCGCAGGCCGTGGGCGACTGGATCGCGCGTCTCCTCGACGGGGCGGGCAGCGGCCTCGCCGACCTCGCGCCCGTGGTGATCGGCGTGCTCGTCCTCGCGGTGGTCGTGGTCGCGTTCCTCGTGTTCGGGGCGCCGCGGCGGGACCGGCGGCGGGCGGCGGCCCGCGGCGACGGGCTCTTCGGATCCGACGACCGGCGCTCCGCCGAGGAGCTGCGCCGCGCGGCCGAGGCGTCCCGCCGCGCGGGCGACCTGGCGGCGGCCGCGTCCGACCTGTTCCGGGCGATCGCGCGCGAGCAGGCCGAGCGCACGATCGTGGCCGTGGATCCGGGCACCACCGCCCGCGGGTTCGCCCGGCGCGCGGGTTCCGCGCACCCGGCCCACGCCGCGCGCCTCGTCGTCGCCGCCGACGACTTCGACGCCGTGCGCTACCTCGGCCGCCCCGGCACCGAGGAGATGCTCGACCGGCTCTCGGCGCTCGACCGCGACCTGCGGACGGCCGTGCCCGTGCTCCACGAGCCCGTCGGCGCGGGTCCCCGGTGA